A stretch of DNA from Oryza brachyantha chromosome 9, ObraRS2, whole genome shotgun sequence:
ATCTTGCTGAGACACCTCTAAAAATCTGAACATTCTTCATTGCCTTTCAGTCCCTTTCAGGGGCATCTCCTGCGTCTTTCCTGGCGCTCAGGTTCCCTGCATATGTCCAGACTTTCTCTATATCACCAGGAAACAGCTTCTCGACTTTAACTTCTTGTTTTGCTGGTAAGTTGTTTTTGTTTAATGGAGGCTGTACTCTTCCAGGGCTGCCTGTAACTGGAGTGGAGGAGCAGAATGTGGGTGTAGCAAATGGAGAGGCATACGGTGTATTATGAATTGAGAACGGACTGGGGGATATTCTCTTCTGAACTGGTACACCGATGCCGCGATTGAAGATTGACACAGACTCAGAAGCCACAGATTTCTTGGTTGCATCATCCACATAAATTACATCATCAATTCTGGCAATTATGTTAAATGCCAAGCTCTCCAGAACTCTTGAGTAACTCTCGAGTATGGACTGCCCAACGTCCTGGACAAGACACACAAGAAAAAATGTAAgttaactgttttttttttaaataaaagcaaGATTCTAATGGTACAAATACTTGTGTAACCCAGAATATAGATAGCATATGGCATGCTTTGACAAAATAGAAGGTGAATGGAACATTCAATTCTAAATCTGAGCCTAACCCACTTGTTTGACATATTGAAAAGAGTAAATGTGAGAAATAACCTTGTTATACTGGATCTTGTTCATGTCAAGGGAGGTTTGTGGCAAACCAGGGTATCGCAATCTTAAGCTCTGCAACAACCCATCAGCTCTTTGGGACAAAACATGACTCTTTTCTGAATCTCCAACAAGGCCCTTAACTTTGCCGCCCCAAGATTTCTTTGATTTTGCTTGAGGCGTGGATTTCTTTTGGCCTTTAAGTCTCCAAACATGGATGGCAGCCTCTATTCTGTTTGCTACCTCAAGCGTGTGGTGTTCTGACGACAGATCCAAGCAATCGAGGAGACATTCTGGTGAGAACTGCTCAGCTGTTATATATCGGTAAATTATCTCACCCAGGCAAGATTTACCACTCTGCAGAAAAAGAAGGGTTTATTATGTGAGGAAGTCATGGATATATCCATAATCAGTAAAGAAGTGTGCTTTAATTAAGCACATAAATACAGAGTAAAAGATATCAGACATAGCATACATATTCACTTTAAGATATACAATGCTGcattaaaattaagaaaaatgttATAAAGATGGAATGTAATAGttccaaagttgtgttttCTAAAGCACATTACATGACAAGTCTACAGTCAATCTATGGGGCGGTTTGGCTGCCTTGTAGATCACAGCCTCACAACTAGCTGCAGCAGCAAGTGAACTGTGTTTAGGCTGCAAGGCAACTCTTTATAAGAGAGCCGAGCACCCTCTATATACTCATCTTCATGAGCTGGTTTAGCAACTTATAATGATTTACATGGTGAGATTAATGTTTTCCCAAGAATATGCCCATGAGGTGTACAAGCACAGGCAGGAAAGAAATCGAATTTGAGCTTGCCCAggtatctttttaaaaaactctCCATCCtaactaaatttatacaacaaaatcttttaaattctaaaaggACAATAATTAACTTGTtttcaaaacaagaaaacagcAAGACACATTAACTCCATGAGGGCAATGAAGTAGTGTATAGATGATTGATGTCTTCTCCAAATTCCATGAAATCCGTACTACACATAAATTGATtccttatgaaaaaaaaaaaagaggcctGGCCTCTAACAAGAAGATGGGAAATAAATTGGGCCAGGACAGAGGATAGTGAGACGGAAACACTGAACTACCTCAAGAAAATGGACCGCATTGCCATAACGGCAGCCAGAACTTTCACCACACATATTTTACTAAAGGACACGTTAATAGAGCTACATTTACGAGAATGTATGGTGAGAAATCGCCCTGTTGACTGCAATTTCACACATTGGTCCACTTTTACTTGCAACAGTTGCTAGTAGCTACACTAGCTAGTACCAATGAATTGCAAATCTTAAGTGTTTATTTACCTTTGGCAATGACTCCAAGTACACTTCCGGGATCTCCATCTCAGCAAGGACATCACTGTTaatcgccatggccgccttcAGTATCTGGTTCGCACAATCCCGGTCTTGCTGCAGCTTCCTCCTCGCATCCTCGGACAGCCCCTTGGGCGGCACCCGCGGGCATGGCAGCCACCATTTCTCCTCCTGCCGCACCGACGGCCGCCCacaggaggacgacgaggaggagaagggccCCCCGCTGTCATCAACCACGATTCCCCTGTCCACATACCAGAACTCCGTCTCCTTGAACCCATCAATCATGGCGAGGAGCATGGCGTCGAGCTTCTTGAGCGCGGGGAGGTTCATGTAGAGGTCGCTGCGCGGGCGCGGCACCATGACCTCGAACTGCCCCCCGCCGTCGGGGAGCTCCTGGATCGACGGGGTGAGCTCCACGATGGAGTCGGCGACGGAGAGCAGCCAGTCCATCTCCCGCGTCCACATCGCcttcctcaccgccgccagcgGCTCCAGCCTCCACAGCTCGCCGAACACGGTGGCTGGATTCGCAAAAACAAGCAAACAAACAACGGCGGCATTACACAACATCCCACACCTTCGTCGTCGCGAATCACGGCAATGCGGGGGGCTCGCCCGTACCGGAGAGGTTGGTGATGGCGTTGGAGATGGCGAGCGCGGTGCAGACGCCCTTGCCGCTCCCGGACATGTCCTCCCCGAGCAGCAGCTTGGCGAAGCGCTCCTTCATCATGTCGACCTCTGCCACAAACGAGGGCATCTCACAAAAAAACCAGAGGTGGAGTGAGATCTAAgcaaggggaggggagggggggacGAACCGGAGAGGTCGGCGGCGGGCTTGGcggagaggaagaaggcggcggcggagggcggggtggggaggagggaggaggaggaggaggcgaggccgcgggaggccgaggaggaggcgaagcggcgggtggtggtggtggtggtggtcggcgCGGAGCAGTCGCTGGAGGTCTCCGACTCGCTGACGTCGGCGCTGGGGCTGTAGCTCCCGCAGCAGCGCTCCGACCCGGCGTCGTCCTCCGACGCGCTCGCCATTTGcgcccccctccctcctcgcctcgcGCGCGCCCCGGCAATGCTTGCTAcggcgagctgctgctgctgctgcggcggcggcggaggaggaggaggaggaggtgggggagaGGGAATCGCATCCGCGAGGGGAAGGTGGCGAGGTGGATGCGACGAGACGGCAAGGGAAGAGAGGGGAAAGCGatgtgaggagagagagagagacagcaAGCACACACACTGATGAGTGATGCAGCTgcgctactttttttttaatctttcatttttttatatttttgggtcGTTTTAGttgtgtttgtttattttgtgttgatttTATGACGGAGCAGTCGTACTGGAGTATTAATCTACGGTTGGTTATTTATGATGTGGTActacagtattttttttccaaattttaatagatgatgttgctgttttatatatatatttattaattgttatattcaaaaatattatacaagtATGATGAAATGTTAGGTACAATTAAGAGATagttactaataaatctaatggTAAGAggtaaatgataattacataagatttttaataaaatgaatggcaaaaaattaacaacGAAATATCGACGGAGTAGTATAGAGGAGTACGCAATACCACCACCGTATGCATCGTAGAAATACGATTGGATTAACCGTGTACAGCGGTATTGCTATACGGTAACACGGCAAAATGACACCTAAACAAGCACTCCGTAGCAGTACTACgaacttttaaaacttcatGGATTCTTTTTCATACGAGGAAAGCTGGATGTGCTTTATATAAGATTTGTTTcctttgagttgattttaaaccATATTAAAATCTGAATATgattttgtttagattcaaGTAATAATATTACTAATGAAaaactagacatatatatttttttattatggatTTTTTTGAAGAGAAATTGATTTATGGatgaatataatatatatgaaattgaGGTACTTGTAGTTATGAATAAACGTGAAATGGTTTGGGGGCAAAATGAGGGAGAAGTTTAATAAAGTGAGTTCATTAACTGAAGAGATGGACCACCACGCAAGTTAATTATATAGTCGAATTTGGCAGGTAGCGGTgtggacgtcgccgtcgcggcgcagCCCAGCCTCCTTCCGTTCCGTTCCGTATCGTGGGGCCATGTCCGTCAAATGGATGTGccacgtggggcccacatgtcgggCTCCACTCATGATTTGTCCATGGACCAATGTAAGGACTccctcttaaaaaaatattcccgTTTGACCCGTCCGtctttattgaaaattttttaggaaattaaaaaaattagtcacacgtaaagtattattcataatttatcatctaataaaaacaaaaatatcaatcataaaaaaaattaaataaaaagaagaattaaaaattatgtgtgaaaagtgaaaaattgatttattttgggacggagggagtacagtACACACTACTGCAGTGTATGGCATGCCGCCTTGCTCAagtacatataaattaaatttgagtgATTTTCATACTTCAATTAAATTATTGTAGATCTATAAAGATTTAGATTTGTATACTATCAAACTACAAATTAAGTTTCAAATTTCTAAAGAAATTGCATATATCCCAAAACTATAGATCTTACGGTGaagctataaaaaaaactaccgGTTTCAaagtttcattattttttttacaaagttaTAGTTTGTGTGATAAACTtggcattaaatatagttttaatatacaataccttaaatttatagttttaagAAAATAGTGTTAAATTTAACTATCACTCAATCTGTAGTTTTAGAGGGTGTTTGGATCCCgagggatttttttagttcctatcacatcaaatgtttgggcactaattaaaaaatattaaatatagactattaataaaacacatctcatattctagactatttcgcaagacgaatctattgaatcttattagtccataattagctagtgtgatgctacagtaaacatttgctaatcatgaattaattaggcttaaaaatttgtctactgaaatagcatttatttatgcgattagttttgttatcagtttatatttaatactcctaattaacgtcaaacatccaatgtgacaagggacaaaaaaaaatccctagaTCCAAACGGTCACTTATAATAGTACACAACTATACgtatttttgttaattttgggcttgtttagattgaaaaatattttgcaaaaatatcacatcaaacttttagacatatatttgaagtattaaatgtattctaattacaaaataaattttagattccgcctagaaaccacgagacgaatcttttgagtttaattaatccatcattagcacatattggtactgtagcacttatggctaatcatgtcgtaattaggctcaaaagatccgtctcacgatttcccacataactgtgtaattagttttaatgtttatgtatatttaatacttcatttagatatgtaaagatttgatgtgatgtttttt
This window harbors:
- the LOC102709201 gene encoding rop guanine nucleotide exchange factor 1; the protein is MASASEDDAGSERCCGSYSPSADVSESETSSDCSAPTTTTTTTRRFASSSASRGLASSSSSLLPTPPSAAAFFLSAKPAADLSEVDMMKERFAKLLLGEDMSGSGKGVCTALAISNAITNLSATVFGELWRLEPLAAVRKAMWTREMDWLLSVADSIVELTPSIQELPDGGGQFEVMVPRPRSDLYMNLPALKKLDAMLLAMIDGFKETEFWYVDRGIVVDDSGGPFSSSSSSCGRPSVRQEEKWWLPCPRVPPKGLSEDARRKLQQDRDCANQILKAAMAINSDVLAEMEIPEVYLESLPKSGKSCLGEIIYRYITAEQFSPECLLDCLDLSSEHHTLEVANRIEAAIHVWRLKGQKKSTPQAKSKKSWGGKVKGLVGDSEKSHVLSQRADGLLQSLRLRYPGLPQTSLDMNKIQYNKDVGQSILESYSRVLESLAFNIIARIDDVIYVDDATKKSVASESVSIFNRGIGVPVQKRISPSPFSIHNTPYASPFATPTFCSSTPVTGSPGRVQPPLNKNNLPAKQEVKVEKLFPGDIEKVWTYAGNLSARKDAGDAPERD